The genomic interval TTATGTGATCCCCATAAATTCTCTTCCCCTGTCGTGTTATCCTGATACCTTTAACTTCCGATAGAGAAAGATTGGGCACATTTATATTGAGAATAGTATCCTGGGGTAAGCCATTTTTTAAAGTAAGTTCTACTAATTTATTGGTAAAATAAGCCGCAGTATCAAAAAACGCCTTCTCATCATTTTCCACCACCAGACTAATAGCAAGTGAAGGAATACCCATTAATGTAGCCTCAAATGCCGCCGCCACTGTTCCAGAATAGGTGATATCATCACCAAGGTTCTTACCATTGTTAATACCAGATATAACCATTTCGGGAGGAGTTTTGAGTAACACATTCAATGCCAAAACCACACAATCCGTTGGTGTTCCATCCACAATATACACATTTTTCTCCAACTGCTTTAACCGCAGAGGCCTGTGAAGAGTAATTGAATGCCCAGAGGTGCTTCTATCTCTATCCGTAACCACCACCAGAAGTTTATATTTCCCCTGTAATTTTTCTCTTAAACTGCGCAGTCCCTCAGAATAAATACTATCATCGCCTGTTATAAGTATCATCTTAAATAATGGTCGGGGCGACTGGATTCGAACCAGCGACCACTTGAACCCCATTCAAGCACGCTACCAAACTGCGCCACGCCCCGACCAAAGCTATTATAACCTCGCATTTTCCCTCGTCAAGCTTGTATATAAAATGAAGAATAAAAAAACCGGTTAAGAAAAGATGGAAAGTGGATCACCTCTTCAAAAATTCTCTTCACAAAATTAGCTCTCTTGTTTAGGCAGACAAAAGGCGGTTTTTTCTTTAATCCAGAAAGTTTCATAGCTAATTTTTTTGCTTCTTCAATTCCTCCTATACCATCCACAAATCCTATCTTTTTGGCATTACTCCCCGTCCATATTGATCCATCTGCATATTTAAGGACGCATTTTTTGCTCAAGTTTCTACCTTCAGAAACAATATTAATAAATTCATCAAATATGCTATTAACTACAATTTGTAGAGATTTTCTGTCCTCTTCTGTCTGTTCTCTAAACGGAGAGCCTACATCCTTATATTTACCGCTTTTCACAACGAACGGTTTTAACCCTAATTTCTTCATGGCTTGTGCAACATTAATATTTTCAGAAATAACCCCAATACTTCCTGTAATAGTTGACGGGTAAGCTATAATCTTATCCGCTCCGCAAGCAACCAGGTAACCACCGGAAGCGGCAACAGATTCTAATAACGCTACAACCGGTTTATCTTGCCTTAATTTCTTCAATGCCAAATATAACTTCAAACTTGAAGTAACGCCACCGCCAGGAGAGTTGATGTCTATTATTACCGCTTTCACCCTCCTATTCTTTTGGGCATCTTCTATTACAGAAAGCCATTTCTCAGCAGAAAAATCATTTATTATGCCGTTAATCTTGATAATGCCTATTATCTCTCTTTTTTTATGCAAGGAAACAGCCACATTAATAACAAATAAAAGGATGAAAAAACCTGCTAAAATCAACAAAATTCGTTTGACCATTATCTCTTGTAACTCCGATTAACCCTAAATGAAAGTGAAATCTTTCTTTTGTCCTTATCCACCCTCAAAACGCGTACATTCACCTCTTCTCCTTCATAAACCTTCTTCTCCCCGAACTCGGATATATGAACCAATCCCTCTATCCCATTATCAATTGCAACAAAAGCACCGAAATCTTTAACGCTCACCACCTTCCCTTTTATAAATTGATTTACCGAATACTTCTCGTTGACACTACTCCACGGATCATCTTTTAGCTGCTTTAGACCTAAGGAAATGCGCTTTCTCTCTTTATCTACCGAAAGAACCTTGACTTTAAGCTTATCTCCCATATTGAATTGAGGTTTTCCCGATGTATCCCATGAAAAATCACTTACATGGATTAAACCCTCCACCCCTTCTTTTAATTTAACAAATACACCAAAATCCGTAATCCCTGTCACAACACCTTCAACAACAGTGTTTACTAAAAATTCCTTATCTACCTTACTCCATGGTTCAGGCATTGCACGCTTTATACTTAAAGAGATTCTCCTTTCTTGAGGGTCTATACGTAATATCTTTGCTTTTGTCTCGTCGCCAATATTAAAATTATTATTCCACTTCTTACCCCAGGAGAGTTCATTGTTATGTACTAATCCCTCAATCCCTTCATCTACTTCTATAAAAACACCGTAATCTGCAATACGACTAACTTTTCCCTCAATAATGTCTCCTTCTTTAAACTCCTCCGCTATCTTTAGCCATGGATTCTCCTGCAACTGTT from Deltaproteobacteria bacterium carries:
- the surE gene encoding 5'/3'-nucleotidase SurE codes for the protein MILITGDDSIYSEGLRSLREKLQGKYKLLVVVTDRDRSTSGHSITLHRPLRLKQLEKNVYIVDGTPTDCVVLALNVLLKTPPEMVISGINNGKNLGDDITYSGTVAAAFEATLMGIPSLAISLVVENDEKAFFDTAAYFTNKLVELTLKNGLPQDTILNINVPNLSLSEVKGIRITRQGKRIYGDHIMKRKDPRGRPYFWVGGDIMKVDKSQGTDFRAIEDGFISVTPVRLDLTKYDVFSSLKYLEKINFGA
- the sppA gene encoding signal peptide peptidase SppA codes for the protein MVKRILLILAGFFILLFVINVAVSLHKKREIIGIIKINGIINDFSAEKWLSVIEDAQKNRRVKAVIIDINSPGGGVTSSLKLYLALKKLRQDKPVVALLESVAASGGYLVACGADKIIAYPSTITGSIGVISENINVAQAMKKLGLKPFVVKSGKYKDVGSPFREQTEEDRKSLQIVVNSIFDEFINIVSEGRNLSKKCVLKYADGSIWTGSNAKKIGFVDGIGGIEEAKKLAMKLSGLKKKPPFVCLNKRANFVKRIFEEVIHFPSFLNRFFYSSFYIQA